CAACCACTACTCGTGCGTTTGGTGCAAAGTATCGCCTATTGGGTAGGGCGTTTTAAATACCAGTTAAGGCTACGGGTGAGCGAGGTAGATTTGGGGAAAATTCGTGCCCTCGGTGATGCACGGATTGTTTTCATGCCCAACCATCCCACCTTTGACGATGGTCTGGTGATGTTTTTGCTCTCGGCCCAATTGGGAGAAATCTTTAACTATCTCGTGGCCTATGAAAACTTTACAGATCAGCTCGCCGGTTTTTTGCAAAAAAGTGGCTGCTATTCGATTCGACGGGGGGTAGGCGATCGCCGCAGCATTGCCCATACCCTAGAGCTCCTGAAACAAGAACGTTCTCGGATGGTCATTTTTCCGGAGGGGGGCTGTTCTTTTCAAAATGATGCCATTGTGCCATTTCGCACCGGAGCAATCCAACTGCCGATGCAAGCAATGCAGGCGATCGCCAAACAAGAAGGCGCCTTTCCCCCCTGCTATCTTGTGCCGATTAGTATCAAATATCGCTATCTTAAGGCTCCAGAAACCATCATTCAGCGCAGCTTACAAAATCTCGAAGAAAAACTGCAGATTACCCCGGCCACGACGGATCCATACCAAAGACTCCGGGGGGTAGCCGAGGTTGTGTTACAACAGCTCGAAACCGAATACCAGCTCACCCCAGACCCCGATGATGATTGGAACGGGCGCATCAAACAGATCCGCAACTCTGCCCTTAACCTTTGTGCAACACAATTGAATCTCAGCTTCCCCGATGACTTTCCCCTGCGGGAACGGGTTTACAAAATGCAAGCCCTCTTAATTGAAAAAGCCTCCGGAGAGCCTTCTCTGGGCTTGGAAAACGATGAAATTCTGTACCAAACTACGGTGCGATTACTCAACTTCGACGCTATCTATGACGGCTATGTGGGAGCTTATCCGAGTCATGAGCGATTTATTGATACCCTCACTCGCCTAGAACGGGAAGTATTTCGGGTAGAAATTCCCAAGCCAAAGGGACTGCATGAAGGCTGGATCCGGGTGGGGAAGCCGATCAATCTCCAGGACTACGGAGCTCAATATCAAGGCGATCGCCAAGGCACAATTCTCCAACTGACAGAAGCGATGCAATATGAGGTGCAAAATAACCTCCTCGATATGATTTACCATCCTTGACAAGCCCAGAGCAGACTATTTTTGTGCTTTCCCAACAAAAAAGCCCCAAGCAACAGAGGTTGCTATGGGACTCCATAGACAGACAAAGTTTAAAACCCTAAAAATTAATCTGTGTTAACGCCAAGGCTATTCCCATTCAATGGTGCCGGGGGGCTTCGAGGTAATATCATAAACGACCCGATTGACCCCTTTCACCTCATTGACAATGCGGTTAGAAATCACTTCCAGCAATTCATAGGAAGGACGAGCCCAGTCTGCAGTCATGCCATCTTCACTGGTGATGAGACGTAAAACAATCGGGTGGGCATAGGTGCGCTTATCTCCCATCACCCCAACACTGCGCACGGGCAGTAACACCGCAAAGGCTTGCCAGAAATCACTGTAAACTCCTTGCTTTTTGATTTCATCGCGCACGACCCAGTCTGCATCCCGGAGAATATTTAGCCGTTCTGCCGTCACTTCGCCGATAATCCGAATCGCCAGACCAGGGCCAGGGAAAGGATGGCGGCGGATAATCTCATCGGGTAAACCAATGTTGGCTGCGACTTTGCGCACTTCGTCTTTAAAGAGCTTACGGAGAGGTTCTACCAATTTGAAGCGCAGATCTTCTGGTAAACCGCCGACATTGTGGTGACTCTTGATTTTGACAGCTACCCGCTCACCAGTTTTTGGGTCAACGTTAGTATCGGCAGATTCGATCACGTCGGGATATAGCGTCCCCTGGGCGAGGTAATCAAAGGGACCAAGACGTCTTGATTCTTCTTCAAAGACTGCAATGAATTCGTGACCAATCAGACGACGCTTTTCTTCGGGATCTGTCACCCCAGCTAGTTTGCCGATAAAGCGATCGCGGGCATTGATGTAGGCCACAGGAATGTGGAACTGCTCGTCAAAAATTTCGACGAGGCGTTCTGGTTCCCCTTTACGCATAAAGCCCTGATCGATAAACATACAGGTGAGTTGATCGCCGATCGCCTGGTGAAGCAAAAAGGCCAAAGTAGAAGAATCCACCCCGCCAGAAAGGGCCAAAAGGACCCGCTGGTCACCGATGCGAGCGCGGATTTCACGAATGGCTTCATCCAC
The nucleotide sequence above comes from [Synechococcus] sp. NIES-970. Encoded proteins:
- the guaA gene encoding GMP synthetase yields the protein MTTTPLQKPTDSTVTGSELQRQIIVILDFGSQYSELIARRIRETEVYSEVISYRTTADQLRQLNPSGIILSGGPSSVYDDYAPACDPEIWNLGIPVLGVCYGMQLMVKQLGGSVERAKHAEYGKASLFIDDPTDLLTNVGEGSTMWMSHGDSCVQLPSGFEILAHTDNTPCAAIAHHQRQLYGVQFHPEVVHSKDGMALIRNFVYHICKCEPTWTTQAFVDEAIREIRARIGDQRVLLALSGGVDSSTLAFLLHQAIGDQLTCMFIDQGFMRKGEPERLVEIFDEQFHIPVAYINARDRFIGKLAGVTDPEEKRRLIGHEFIAVFEEESRRLGPFDYLAQGTLYPDVIESADTNVDPKTGERVAVKIKSHHNVGGLPEDLRFKLVEPLRKLFKDEVRKVAANIGLPDEIIRRHPFPGPGLAIRIIGEVTAERLNILRDADWVVRDEIKKQGVYSDFWQAFAVLLPVRSVGVMGDKRTYAHPIVLRLITSEDGMTADWARPSYELLEVISNRIVNEVKGVNRVVYDITSKPPGTIEWE
- a CDS encoding acyltransferase domain protein yields the protein MSKPDFFPTQTQPLLVRLVQSIAYWVGRFKYQLRLRVSEVDLGKIRALGDARIVFMPNHPTFDDGLVMFLLSAQLGEIFNYLVAYENFTDQLAGFLQKSGCYSIRRGVGDRRSIAHTLELLKQERSRMVIFPEGGCSFQNDAIVPFRTGAIQLPMQAMQAIAKQEGAFPPCYLVPISIKYRYLKAPETIIQRSLQNLEEKLQITPATTDPYQRLRGVAEVVLQQLETEYQLTPDPDDDWNGRIKQIRNSALNLCATQLNLSFPDDFPLRERVYKMQALLIEKASGEPSLGLENDEILYQTTVRLLNFDAIYDGYVGAYPSHERFIDTLTRLEREVFRVEIPKPKGLHEGWIRVGKPINLQDYGAQYQGDRQGTILQLTEAMQYEVQNNLLDMIYHP